From Vallitalea longa, one genomic window encodes:
- a CDS encoding PRK06851 family protein — protein sequence MEKTCKIRHLFPGGNTTQGFFSYYDNILSQEEATRIICLKGGPGVGKSTYMKRIGKAMEEKNYSVEYLHCSSDPDSLDGVLIPAIKVAIVDGTSPHVVDPKNPGAVDYIINLGEYWDEKGIRKNRKQILQVNSAVSKLFKRAYKYLAAAKNLYNDILLIHQDAVNKSGVYIEADKVITKVFKDVAVSEKVGEIRKLFASAITPKGFVNHLDSVVGCNDKVYRIIGEPGTYTSKLLHLIMEEAMKRGLDVEAFYCPIDPVNKLEHLIIKELGVAFITTNDFHNLDVVNSKIIDMNKYIDYTILNQYFDVLQYDYRLYKELLDTAVKTIHDAKKSHDYLETLYVPHMDFDKVKENEKNTLNKILEYIQEVNVKS from the coding sequence ATGGAAAAAACATGTAAAATCAGACATCTATTTCCTGGCGGTAATACTACACAAGGATTTTTTTCATACTATGATAATATTTTAAGTCAAGAGGAAGCAACTAGAATTATCTGTCTAAAGGGAGGACCAGGGGTTGGCAAATCAACATATATGAAAAGAATTGGTAAAGCTATGGAGGAAAAGAACTATAGCGTAGAATACTTGCATTGTTCATCTGACCCTGATTCGCTAGATGGTGTATTGATACCAGCTATAAAAGTTGCAATAGTTGATGGGACTTCACCACATGTAGTTGATCCGAAAAATCCAGGAGCAGTAGATTACATTATCAATTTAGGTGAATACTGGGATGAAAAAGGCATAAGAAAAAACAGAAAACAAATACTTCAAGTCAATAGTGCTGTAAGTAAATTATTTAAACGTGCATATAAATATTTAGCAGCAGCTAAAAATCTATATAACGATATTCTTCTAATACATCAAGATGCAGTTAATAAATCAGGAGTTTATATAGAAGCAGATAAAGTAATAACAAAAGTATTTAAAGATGTAGCTGTATCTGAAAAAGTAGGAGAAATTAGAAAACTATTCGCTAGTGCCATAACTCCAAAAGGATTCGTTAATCATCTGGATTCCGTTGTAGGTTGTAATGATAAAGTATATAGAATAATTGGTGAACCAGGAACTTATACATCAAAACTCCTCCATTTAATTATGGAAGAGGCAATGAAGAGAGGTCTTGATGTTGAAGCCTTTTATTGTCCTATAGATCCTGTTAATAAACTTGAACATCTCATTATTAAAGAATTAGGGGTAGCCTTTATTACAACCAATGATTTCCACAATCTAGATGTTGTTAACTCTAAAATTATTGATATGAATAAATACATCGATTATACTATTCTCAATCAGTATTTTGATGTACTACAATATGATTATAGATTATATAAAGAATTACTTGATACTGCAGTTAAAACTATACATGATGCTAAGAAATCACATGACTATTTAGAAACATTGTATGTTCCACATATGGATTTTGATAAGGTTAAAGAAAATGAGAAGAACACATTAAATAAAATACTAGAATATATACAAGAAGTTAATGTAAAATCATAA
- a CDS encoding SLC13 family permease, with translation MTNENNKIVQQGKCTRTVHNKHYIDMVVIIFLMFGFGYLPTFLTVTRMGMHMLGIFLGCIYAWTSQKMDWPSLLALIAMSFTGYGTLSEIISSAFGHEVLWIVMFSMLLCYSIDNTGILPIISRKILSIKFARKGPWALAFVFMIAAAITGFLTINALTVILLLWKIFYDVADQLDLKPHDPYPTIVLIMIVIAGTTGSVIAPYTGFVLMSFGILDSVIPGVIVNPLAYSVTVLIINVAIFVALILFFKYILRIKVSFRPIQINDEDLKINSRQKIMLGLIALLIITMMIPNLLPEGNIFRVFFVDKLGSLGIMIGINIVLALITKDKENFTNIAQSFKEGISWGLFLMIATALTISTALASESTGVIEAIVHILNPILEGHSLFWLMTIIVAISVIATNLINDMATLSIITPIAIVFVVNAGGDPAVIVTLLAFTCMLGFFLPAASAMGAITHGNEWLTPKLIYKYESIMIVIIIIVTSLIGVPVANLIFGLL, from the coding sequence ATGACTAATGAAAATAATAAGATAGTTCAGCAAGGAAAATGTACAAGAACTGTACATAATAAACACTATATTGATATGGTTGTTATTATATTTTTAATGTTTGGTTTTGGTTATCTACCTACATTTTTAACTGTAACAAGAATGGGTATGCATATGCTTGGTATATTTCTTGGCTGTATTTATGCATGGACATCACAAAAGATGGATTGGCCGAGTCTTTTAGCTTTAATTGCTATGAGTTTTACAGGATATGGAACACTTTCAGAAATAATTTCTTCAGCTTTTGGACATGAAGTCTTATGGATAGTTATGTTTAGTATGTTATTATGTTATTCAATAGACAATACAGGAATTCTACCTATAATCTCAAGAAAGATACTATCTATAAAATTTGCACGAAAAGGACCATGGGCATTGGCATTTGTTTTTATGATAGCAGCAGCGATTACAGGATTTTTGACAATAAATGCACTTACAGTTATATTATTGCTCTGGAAAATCTTTTATGACGTAGCGGATCAACTGGATCTTAAACCTCATGATCCTTATCCAACTATAGTCTTGATCATGATAGTCATAGCAGGTACAACAGGATCTGTGATTGCACCATACACTGGATTTGTATTAATGTCTTTTGGAATATTAGATAGTGTAATACCCGGTGTTATTGTAAACCCATTAGCTTATTCTGTAACGGTACTTATAATAAATGTAGCAATTTTTGTAGCTCTAATACTATTTTTCAAATATATATTAAGGATTAAAGTTAGTTTTAGACCTATACAGATAAATGACGAAGATTTAAAAATAAATTCAAGGCAAAAGATTATGTTAGGATTAATTGCACTTCTTATTATAACAATGATGATACCTAATCTATTACCCGAAGGAAATATATTTAGAGTCTTCTTTGTAGACAAATTAGGTTCTCTAGGTATTATGATAGGGATAAACATAGTGCTAGCTCTTATAACCAAAGATAAAGAAAATTTCACTAATATCGCACAGTCATTTAAAGAAGGTATATCATGGGGATTATTTCTTATGATTGCAACAGCTTTAACAATTTCAACAGCGTTAGCTTCAGAAAGTACAGGAGTTATTGAAGCTATAGTACATATATTGAATCCAATTTTAGAAGGACATTCTTTATTTTGGTTGATGACTATTATTGTAGCGATATCTGTTATAGCTACAAATTTGATAAATGATATGGCTACACTTTCAATAATAACACCGATTGCTATAGTATTTGTTGTTAATGCAGGAGGTGACCCTGCTGTTATTGTCACATTGCTTGCTTTTACATGTATGTTAGGATTTTTTTTGCCTGCAGCTTCAGCTATGGGTGCTATAACACACGGTAATGAATGGTTAACTCCGAAACTTATCTATAAATATGAGTCTATTATGATTGTTATTATAATTATAGTGACTTCTTTGATAGGTGTGCCAGTAGCTAATTTAATTTTTGGATTGCTATGA
- a CDS encoding MFS transporter: MNKKSWYAWVVLLGAGMILFSVTGLIYNTQSLYIAPILEKFPEFSRASFTLTITISSIVMAILCMSLSKVVKKIGVRKMTMIGGITGVLYLFINSIAQSLIVFYLSAVLLGITITFCVVVTAPTLINSWFAKNSGTLLAIATSVGYAGSMIFSPIIGNWIQTYGYQVAYRNNLIFVAVIMAVGILLIRDNPDSEVGPLWADKESDTKQNTNSKIAVEGLTLAEAKKTKSFYLLLFCAFALSFSITSTMQTMAVYAQGLGYSSVYAGVMMSIYSIVNVVATVPCGFLCDKLGVRTVITSGAVAFIVGILLMMNAAVLPSYTMYVVAGLIAYGMIMPLVPIQLSVKQVFGLKEYAGILGVVSSARTIGAAIGMPALQLVYDIKQSYNIAFVIYIAIAIAIIIMIGLATSKKNLANVKG, encoded by the coding sequence ATGAATAAGAAAAGTTGGTATGCATGGGTTGTTTTATTAGGTGCTGGAATGATTCTTTTTTCAGTAACTGGGTTAATATATAACACACAATCTTTATATATTGCTCCTATATTAGAAAAATTTCCAGAGTTTTCTCGTGCTTCTTTTACATTAACAATTACCATTTCTAGTATTGTGATGGCAATTCTTTGTATGTCCTTAAGTAAAGTTGTAAAAAAGATCGGTGTTCGTAAGATGACTATGATCGGAGGAATTACTGGTGTTCTTTATCTTTTTATCAACTCTATAGCACAAAGTTTAATCGTGTTCTATTTATCTGCTGTTTTATTAGGAATTACTATAACTTTTTGTGTTGTCGTTACTGCGCCAACATTAATAAATTCTTGGTTTGCTAAAAACAGTGGTACATTATTGGCAATTGCAACTTCTGTTGGATATGCCGGTAGTATGATCTTTAGTCCAATCATCGGTAATTGGATTCAAACTTATGGATATCAGGTAGCGTATAGAAATAATTTAATATTCGTTGCAGTTATTATGGCTGTAGGAATTCTGCTAATTAGAGATAATCCTGATTCAGAAGTTGGTCCTTTATGGGCTGATAAAGAATCTGATACTAAACAAAACACAAATAGTAAGATTGCTGTTGAAGGACTTACTCTTGCTGAGGCTAAGAAAACAAAGAGTTTTTATTTATTGTTATTCTGTGCTTTTGCGTTGTCTTTTTCCATAACTTCTACCATGCAGACAATGGCAGTCTATGCACAAGGTCTAGGATATAGTTCTGTTTATGCAGGTGTTATGATGAGTATTTATTCTATTGTTAATGTAGTTGCAACGGTTCCATGTGGTTTCCTTTGTGATAAATTAGGTGTTAGAACTGTTATAACATCGGGTGCAGTTGCATTTATTGTGGGAATTCTATTGATGATGAATGCAGCAGTTCTACCTTCTTATACAATGTATGTAGTAGCTGGTTTGATTGCTTATGGTATGATAATGCCATTAGTTCCTATCCAGTTATCTGTTAAGCAAGTATTTGGTTTGAAGGAGTATGCAGGAATCTTAGGTGTCGTTTCTTCTGCACGTACTATAGGAGCGGCGATTGGTATGCCTGCTTTACAATTGGTGTACGATATTAAACAATCTTATAATATTGCTTTTGTTATTTACATTGCAATTGCAATAGCAATTATAATAATGATTGGACTTGCTACATCTAAAAAGAATTTAGCAAATGTTAAAGGATAA
- a CDS encoding FAD-dependent oxidoreductase — protein sequence MNYEKLLKPGKIGNLELRNRTIMPGMGTNLAGADGTVSDVIVNYYARRANGGVGMIITEVCAPEPEGCVIPGEIELTSRKFMPGASRIPHAVHSGGAKICLQLAHGGCFSSESVTGVQPKSPSGIGTFRLPNDTPREMTIEEIKDLIEKYGLAAQRARQCGFDAVELHGAHGYMPLQFLSAYTNRRTDEYGGSLKNRAKFALETIKSIKEHAGEDFPLIYRMSAEECVPNGVTIDEAVVFAKWVQEAGADAINVSAGTWDSKFDDYNAVMNGEASPEGKNLSNGVATSMWVPPNYTKRGTLVHLAAEVKKHVEIPVIAAAGISPEMGEEVLEKKDADFICIGRQIIADPDYVQKLADGKAETIRRCLRCNDCLGEVNKSCGISCAVNPEAGKEYEGYTYVVPTDSKRRVAVVGAGPAGLQAALTASERGHDVTLFEKNNRLGGALYYVSLPDFKQDYREYTNYIINAVENSDINIETGTDVTTELLVNKGFDTVIVATGATTFIPHIKGTDDTTILDPLKVLDGDIPDGTDITICGAGLVGCEVAMFLAEKGKKVTMVDLTPEPAMGLTMSTKWVLNSKLAELGVEVKVKHRIEEMTGKYVKCSVNGKEVDFSSDAVICALGLRSNRNLLEDLRKNSKGITIVPVGDVNRPRKIMQAVHEGFHAARII from the coding sequence TTGAATTACGAAAAGTTATTAAAACCAGGTAAAATAGGAAATCTAGAGCTTAGAAATAGGACTATCATGCCAGGTATGGGAACAAATCTAGCTGGTGCAGACGGAACTGTGTCGGACGTAATCGTTAACTATTATGCTAGGAGAGCCAACGGTGGAGTAGGAATGATAATAACCGAGGTTTGTGCTCCTGAACCAGAGGGTTGTGTTATTCCTGGAGAAATTGAGTTAACAAGTAGAAAATTTATGCCAGGAGCAAGCAGAATTCCTCATGCTGTTCATTCAGGAGGGGCTAAAATTTGTCTTCAACTAGCACATGGTGGATGTTTTTCCAGTGAAAGTGTAACTGGAGTTCAACCTAAATCGCCCTCAGGAATAGGTACTTTCAGATTACCTAATGATACTCCAAGAGAAATGACTATTGAAGAGATAAAAGATTTAATTGAAAAATATGGTTTAGCAGCCCAAAGAGCAAGACAATGTGGTTTTGATGCGGTGGAATTACATGGAGCTCATGGATATATGCCTCTACAATTCCTTTCTGCATATACAAACAGAAGAACGGATGAATATGGAGGAAGTCTTAAAAACAGAGCAAAATTTGCATTAGAGACTATTAAATCTATTAAAGAACATGCAGGAGAAGACTTTCCTTTGATTTATCGTATGTCAGCTGAAGAGTGTGTTCCAAATGGAGTAACTATTGATGAAGCAGTCGTATTTGCAAAATGGGTACAAGAAGCAGGTGCAGATGCCATAAATGTTTCTGCAGGTACATGGGATTCAAAATTTGATGACTATAATGCTGTTATGAATGGGGAGGCTTCTCCAGAAGGAAAAAATCTAAGCAATGGAGTTGCGACTTCAATGTGGGTACCACCTAACTATACTAAAAGAGGAACCCTTGTACATCTTGCTGCAGAAGTTAAAAAACATGTTGAGATACCTGTAATAGCAGCAGCTGGTATATCTCCAGAAATGGGTGAAGAAGTACTCGAGAAAAAAGATGCTGATTTTATATGTATAGGACGTCAGATCATTGCAGATCCAGATTATGTACAAAAGCTTGCCGATGGAAAAGCGGAAACTATTCGTCGTTGCTTACGTTGTAATGATTGCCTTGGTGAAGTCAACAAATCTTGTGGTATTTCCTGTGCAGTAAATCCTGAAGCAGGTAAAGAATACGAGGGTTATACATATGTAGTTCCCACAGATTCCAAGAGAAGAGTAGCTGTAGTTGGAGCAGGTCCTGCTGGATTACAGGCCGCATTAACAGCTAGTGAAAGAGGCCATGATGTAACACTTTTTGAAAAGAACAATAGACTTGGTGGAGCACTATATTATGTAAGTTTGCCCGATTTCAAGCAGGATTATCGTGAATATACGAACTATATAATAAATGCAGTGGAAAATAGTGATATAAATATAGAAACAGGTACAGATGTAACAACTGAATTACTTGTAAATAAAGGTTTTGATACAGTGATTGTCGCAACGGGTGCAACAACATTTATCCCCCATATAAAAGGAACAGACGATACTACAATCTTAGACCCACTAAAGGTATTAGACGGAGATATTCCTGATGGTACAGATATCACCATATGTGGAGCAGGATTAGTTGGTTGTGAAGTGGCCATGTTCCTTGCAGAAAAAGGGAAAAAAGTCACTATGGTAGATTTGACTCCTGAGCCTGCAATGGGTTTGACCATGAGTACAAAATGGGTGCTTAATTCAAAATTAGCAGAGCTAGGTGTTGAAGTCAAGGTTAAACATAGAATTGAAGAGATGACTGGAAAATATGTTAAATGTTCGGTTAATGGAAAAGAAGTTGACTTTTCAAGTGATGCCGTTATTTGTGCATTGGGATTAAGATCAAACAGAAATCTACTAGAAGATCTTAGAAAGAATTCCAAGGGGATTACAATAGTTCCGGTTGGAGATGTAAACAGACCTAGGAAAATTATGCAAGCTGTTCATGAAGGATTTCATGCTGCTAGAATAATCTGA
- a CDS encoding PucR family transcriptional regulator: MFTITNILSKLNKYKYSYNEPRNIDKLYSSIKLYSEQDQIVFFEDIIYIIKSSDLYKLVDMDLKDICLFVIDDYKSNLELVNNMEIVCFSKITNAQRLLNDSIKAINFYEITTKAQKAIIDALVNNRSVEHILEVASSFIKNPIILFNLSTNILAVSCKDVLISHGDEAIKENFAKGYNSYDIYQQYNISKIVNAVERSKTPYVHTRPGENIKRLLMRILVDGKMVAFLNIQELVKKFDEVDFFVMEFLAQVLSIKLQLIPNKIFFNDEPIENILIELIEDKFNSIEVFVERAKPYNWNLDKNFFLLNITRRYNNEKNMNDTNLLALKRYLDELLPYFKSVYYNGMLTMLIDLYDKISIPDTIEKTIVNFLKDNSLVAGLSCYFTNILDFSKYYKQTMNLIQMGSRLKNKDYLYKYEDFYFINILTNLEKVRDLKEFCIPQIYKLMEYDKINNSDLFHTLVVYLENSKNISESSSYLYIHKNTLRYRLSKISEILQMDIESGSDFVKLYMSIQIIKILQVD; the protein is encoded by the coding sequence ATGTTTACAATTACTAATATATTATCAAAACTAAACAAGTATAAATATAGTTACAACGAGCCTAGAAACATTGATAAATTATATTCTTCAATAAAGTTGTACAGTGAGCAAGATCAAATAGTTTTTTTTGAAGATATAATATATATAATTAAATCATCGGATTTATATAAATTAGTTGACATGGATTTGAAGGATATTTGCCTATTTGTTATTGATGATTATAAAAGCAACTTAGAGTTAGTTAACAATATGGAAATTGTTTGCTTTTCAAAAATTACAAATGCCCAAAGGCTACTTAACGATTCTATAAAAGCTATAAACTTTTACGAAATAACAACTAAGGCTCAGAAGGCTATAATAGATGCATTAGTAAACAATAGGAGTGTTGAACATATATTAGAAGTTGCTTCAAGTTTTATAAAAAATCCTATAATTCTATTTAATCTTTCTACAAATATATTAGCTGTATCTTGTAAAGATGTTTTAATCTCTCATGGTGATGAAGCGATAAAAGAGAATTTTGCCAAGGGATACAATTCATATGATATTTATCAACAATACAACATATCAAAAATTGTTAATGCAGTAGAAAGAAGTAAAACCCCTTATGTGCATACTAGACCTGGTGAAAATATAAAAAGGCTACTAATGCGCATATTAGTTGATGGGAAAATGGTTGCATTTTTGAATATTCAAGAGTTAGTAAAGAAATTTGATGAAGTTGATTTCTTTGTTATGGAATTCCTTGCTCAGGTACTATCTATCAAACTCCAGTTGATACCAAATAAAATATTTTTTAATGATGAACCTATAGAGAATATATTGATTGAATTAATAGAGGATAAATTCAATTCTATCGAAGTATTTGTAGAAAGGGCTAAGCCATATAATTGGAATCTTGATAAAAACTTTTTTTTACTAAATATTACACGTCGGTATAACAATGAAAAAAATATGAATGATACTAATTTGTTGGCATTAAAAAGATATCTTGATGAACTTTTGCCATATTTCAAATCGGTGTATTATAATGGTATGTTGACTATGTTAATAGATTTATATGATAAGATATCAATCCCAGATACTATAGAGAAAACCATTGTAAATTTCTTGAAAGATAATAGTCTTGTCGCTGGTCTAAGTTGTTATTTTACCAATATATTGGATTTTAGCAAGTATTATAAACAAACAATGAATCTAATACAAATGGGAAGCCGGCTGAAAAATAAAGATTATTTATATAAATATGAAGATTTCTATTTTATAAATATACTTACGAACCTAGAAAAAGTCAGGGATTTAAAAGAATTCTGTATACCACAGATATACAAATTAATGGAATATGATAAAATTAATAATTCAGACTTATTTCATACATTGGTAGTCTATTTAGAAAACAGTAAAAACATATCCGAATCCTCCAGTTATCTATATATCCATAAAAATACCTTAAGATACCGTTTGAGCAAGATATCAGAAATTTTACAAATGGACATTGAGAGTGGAAGTGATTTTGTCAAATTGTACATGTCAATTCAAATTATAAAAATACTTCAAGTAGATTAA
- a CDS encoding nucleotidyltransferase domain-containing protein — MSNMLSERRDKYMRDVILQKLEDIEKEYQVKILYAVESGSRGWGFESEDSDYDVRFIYIHRPEWYLSIREKRDVIELPINDLLDINGWDLRKTLVLFKKSNPTLLEWLSSPIIYRESTNMVNEIKDLLKDYFSSKSCIHHYLHMAESNYREYLKGNEVKVKKYFYVLRPIMACMWTEKYGTQPPMLFEDLMNDLVLNENLVDEIDKLLAIKRSGNEIDKHKRVNIINDFLEEKIDYYNNFVKKLNMKKNNDLDALDNLFRSTLSNVWE, encoded by the coding sequence ATGAGTAATATGTTAAGTGAAAGAAGGGATAAGTATATGAGAGATGTCATACTACAGAAGTTAGAAGATATAGAAAAAGAGTATCAAGTAAAAATACTATATGCAGTTGAATCAGGAAGCAGGGGTTGGGGCTTTGAATCCGAAGATAGTGACTATGATGTACGTTTTATATATATTCATAGACCAGAATGGTATTTGTCCATTAGAGAAAAAAGGGATGTTATTGAATTACCTATTAACGATTTGCTTGATATTAATGGATGGGATTTACGCAAAACGCTAGTGCTGTTTAAAAAATCAAATCCTACATTACTTGAATGGCTGAGTTCACCAATTATATATCGTGAAAGTACCAACATGGTTAATGAAATCAAGGACTTATTGAAGGATTATTTTTCTTCTAAATCGTGCATTCACCACTATTTGCACATGGCAGAAAGTAACTATAGGGAATATCTCAAGGGCAATGAGGTAAAGGTGAAAAAATATTTTTATGTACTTAGACCAATTATGGCATGTATGTGGACTGAGAAGTATGGAACACAACCACCAATGTTGTTTGAAGACCTTATGAATGACCTTGTTTTAAATGAAAACTTAGTTGATGAAATAGATAAATTACTTGCTATAAAACGGAGTGGTAATGAAATAGATAAACACAAGAGAGTAAATATAATAAATGATTTTTTAGAAGAAAAAATTGATTATTACAATAATTTTGTTAAAAAGTTGAATATGAAAAAAAACAATGATCTTGATGCATTAGATAATCTATTTAGAAGCACTTTGTCTAATGTATGGGAATGA
- a CDS encoding DUF6472 family protein — protein MKKNQCDYCLYLTYDGETDEYYCSLSLDQDDVEKLSYSRHDGCPYFRMGDDYTIVRKQAF, from the coding sequence ATGAAAAAAAATCAATGTGATTATTGTCTATATTTAACCTATGATGGAGAAACTGATGAATATTATTGTTCACTGAGCTTGGATCAGGACGATGTAGAGAAATTATCATATAGCCGACATGATGGTTGTCCTTATTTTCGTATGGGTGATGACTATACTATTGTTAGGAAACAAGCATTTTAG
- a CDS encoding 3'-5' exonuclease, with product MLSKNYRTTTEIAKAAYSLIEKDDNVTSNINYVRPSVIDRQGEYPLYMHFCSEEKELEYISNEISTRLYKKYNLKDIAIIARKKGQLYNAKDFLIKRGVNADIIDKRNPNFDNDSVKLITMHSIKGLEFNVVMIIGVNKDIIPILKK from the coding sequence ATACTTTCAAAGAACTATAGAACGACTACTGAAATTGCAAAGGCAGCATATAGTTTAATTGAAAAGGATGATAATGTAACAAGTAATATTAATTACGTAAGACCATCCGTTATAGATAGGCAGGGAGAATACCCATTATATATGCATTTTTGTTCAGAAGAAAAAGAATTAGAATATATCAGCAATGAAATCAGCACTAGATTATATAAAAAATATAATCTTAAAGATATTGCAATAATTGCAAGAAAAAAAGGTCAGTTATATAATGCCAAGGATTTTTTAATTAAAAGAGGTGTCAATGCTGATATTATAGACAAAAGAAATCCTAATTTTGATAACGATTCCGTTAAGTTGATTACTATGCATTCAATAAAAGGATTAGAATTCAATGTAGTAATGATAATAGGAGTTAATAAAGATATTATTCCAATTCTAAAGAAATGA
- a CDS encoding DUF805 domain-containing protein, whose product MKQLRGMFFNFKGRLNRLRYFLYGLPLSIIIGIAYYITMYNLYFSMRTSTYILIIIYFLVLIICFISGISLTIRRLHDLNLSGWFVLIELLSLIPFVKIIPAIFGLYLLFAPGKNDGNYYGDDPLNYDHYPYE is encoded by the coding sequence GTGAAACAATTAAGGGGAATGTTTTTTAATTTTAAAGGTAGGCTAAATAGATTAAGGTATTTTTTATATGGGCTACCATTATCAATAATTATAGGAATAGCTTATTATATAACAATGTATAATTTGTATTTCTCAATGCGAACAAGTACATATATTTTAATCATAATTTATTTTTTAGTACTTATAATATGCTTTATATCAGGTATAAGTCTTACTATCAGAAGATTGCATGACCTCAACTTATCTGGATGGTTCGTTCTTATTGAACTTTTATCTCTAATACCATTCGTAAAAATTATTCCTGCAATTTTTGGACTATATCTACTCTTTGCACCAGGTAAAAATGATGGTAATTATTATGGTGATGACCCACTAAATTATGATCATTATCCATATGAATAG
- a CDS encoding iron-containing alcohol dehydrogenase — MDRNNFKYYIPTKILFGSGMINKLGEIKLPGKKALIVISSGTSMKRYGYLDKLCSLLQKNSSEYEVFDKIKPNPTYDNVMEGSEIARKCNCDFVIGLGGGSSIDAAKSIAVMATNEGDYWDYIHGGSGKGLPMENKPLPIIAITTTAGTGTEADPWTVITKEDTNEKIGYGNEDTFPSISIVDPDLMMSVPPRLTAYQGFDALFHATEGYLANISNEMSNMYALKSIELIGRSLAKAVNDGDDKEARADIALANTLSGLVESTSSCISEHSLEHALSAYHTELPHGAGLIMISEAYYRFFMDKIPDKFIDMAIALGNKNANNSMDFINMLLKLQKDCNVDNLKLSDYGIKKDNLEMYAKNAMDTMGGLFERDPYEVTLQDATNILKQAYK, encoded by the coding sequence ATGGACAGAAATAACTTTAAGTATTATATACCAACAAAAATATTATTTGGTAGTGGGATGATTAATAAACTAGGTGAGATTAAATTACCTGGGAAAAAAGCGTTAATAGTAATTTCTTCAGGAACTTCTATGAAACGTTATGGTTATTTAGATAAGTTATGTAGCCTTCTACAGAAAAATTCTAGTGAATATGAAGTATTTGATAAAATTAAACCAAATCCAACATATGATAATGTAATGGAAGGTTCAGAGATAGCTAGAAAATGTAATTGTGATTTTGTTATAGGTCTCGGTGGTGGAAGTAGTATTGATGCTGCAAAAAGTATTGCTGTGATGGCAACTAATGAAGGGGATTATTGGGACTATATTCATGGAGGTAGTGGCAAGGGTTTACCAATGGAAAATAAACCATTACCAATTATAGCAATTACTACTACAGCAGGGACAGGAACAGAAGCAGATCCATGGACTGTAATAACTAAAGAAGATACTAATGAAAAAATCGGTTATGGTAATGAAGATACATTTCCAAGTATTTCAATTGTCGACCCTGATTTAATGATGAGTGTACCTCCAAGACTTACAGCATATCAAGGATTTGATGCTCTATTTCATGCCACAGAAGGGTATCTTGCAAATATATCTAATGAAATGAGCAATATGTATGCCCTTAAGAGCATTGAATTAATTGGAAGATCCTTAGCAAAAGCTGTTAATGATGGTGATGATAAAGAAGCCAGAGCTGATATAGCCCTTGCAAATACTTTATCTGGTCTAGTTGAATCAACATCTAGTTGTATATCAGAACATTCATTAGAACATGCACTAAGTGCATATCATACAGAGTTACCTCATGGAGCTGGTTTGATAATGATTTCTGAAGCTTATTATAGATTTTTTATGGACAAGATACCTGACAAATTTATAGATATGGCAATCGCACTGGGAAACAAAAATGCTAATAACTCTATGGATTTCATTAATATGTTATTGAAACTCCAAAAAGATTGTAATGTTGATAATCTGAAATTATCTGATTATGGGATAAAGAAAGATAATCTGGAAATGTATGCTAAGAATGCGATGGATACTATGGGCGGATTATTCGAAAGAGACCCATATGAAGTGACATTACAAGATGCAACCAATATACTTAAGCAGGCATATAAATAG